ccactcgacatggtccgaccagactgAGTGAAGAAGTTAGAATGAAGAAATTTAAAGtacaaagactatagtcgactgccaacagtccaccatagtctcggggactacacccaatgggtgcactcagcgtgcccccactaatccaaaaaattcaatcgacacacccagtgggtgtacagatacaaagatcttcaggAAAAAaaatcttcagatagcatatcctaacagaacaagcggtgaacaactaacctggacgttgctctgaagggtTGAGCTAGCGTCATAAGCCGCCTAGCTGGCTTCttggatcgccttcacctgctccatcatgatccccccctggcgtatagcctccttagcagcactcgcttggtcctctgggacgtggtgggtGGCGAAAAGGGAAGGCGGATCAGCAGTCGACGACGAAGGTTGAGCACTTGTCAGCGGCACAGTGAAAGACACGGAAGTCCGAGTGATGTTGCCACCCTCCTAAACCAGTGTCTCAGGCTCTGATGCAGTCTGAGTGGTTTTGCCGGCCGGCGCCTTTCTGTTCCTCCTCGGCCTCAGCGGCACCTCGTCGTCGTCATCAggaagatcaatgacatgaggaggagcttcAGGAGAAGTCCAAAGTTAAAATTGagaatccaatcgaccaaaagtgaaactaTAGAGatcgtaccaaggttggaggtggcagcgtcttccatttcctggtcttcaTTCTTGGCGGAGgtctcagaggtagcagcactgcagatttaagaaaccagtcggttagtcaACAAGTCGACCAAGAGTCTGTCAATGCTAAATGAGTAGACACAAGTTCCGTTGTTACCCGGAGATGGTGAGAATggtcattctcatcttgggcaaggccttcggtgGCTTCGATGATGCCGCTCTTGGAtgcttcggcgctttttcagtcggcgccggagaagtcgtccgagggcgctttgacgaCTGCCCAACGGGCGCAGTCGCTTGGCCACGCTCGTTCGTGGGGTcatgggtgagcttggatcgcctttccgaacaaggagggtcgacttcctcctcctcctcttcactggagtcgtcgtcatcctcttcctcctcattatcagattgccactcctcctcactttcacctccacTCGCCCCTCCCTCCTCAGCTTGttcctgcgccccgttgggcatcgagtacatcttagTAGTGGcctggaagacaacaaacaagacaaaagttagtcgactgattttAAGCAAATAGAATGAAGAAAGCGTGATCACAGTCAAAGATGCAGGATTGGACCCTGTCTACTTcgtatgactggtcgagtggaggaatcctcctggctcctcgggggttgtccttgtttcttgtgatgctcgccagccacctctccagcgtggcatcctcgacctcctccgggtggatccgagtggtgtcctcagtgccagaatacaaccacattggATGGTCTCTATCTTGAAGTGGCTGGATACGACgtcgaaggaagacctccaagaggtccatgctgGTCACTCcttcacggataagctggaccacacattcgaccagcaccttaacctgcgccttttcttccgggatcaccttcaaagaggaaggcttgctcactcggtccatggaaaaagaagggagtccagtcgactgccctggcgtcggctggtccttgcaatagaaccaggtcgactgccatccacggaccGACTCGGGTAGGACCATGGCCGGAAAAGAACTTTTTCccctcatttgaaccccaagacccccacacatctgaatcacttgtgttctctcgtcactcagattggcctttttcaccgtctgagagcgacaggtgaaaatgtgcttgaaaagaccccaatgaggtcggcaacccaagaaattctcgcacaaagacacgaaggcagcgaggtacacgatggagttgggtgtgaaatggtggagttgcgccccaaagaaattcagaaatccctgaaagaaagggtgaggcggcaaagaaaacTCACGGtccacatgggtggccaagagaatgcactcaccctcctgaggttgcggctCTGAatccttccccgggagccgcgccgatccatgAGGGATCAGTCCTTCATTGGCCAGGTCATCAAGATCTTTTTGAcgaatcgtcgagcggatccagtcgccctagatccagccctgcggcaggccggcccttggcgaagatccgccccgactggtcgcccttcccttcgccttcgctgtcgctttcttcgcccgctccaaagccgccgtcttctccttcaccatcgtcgccggcgagacgcgCACGGAGCAGCGGCGCTGAGATGGAAGCGAACACGGCGGATAAGTctgaggaagagggggaggaaatgAGAGCGCACTATTCAAAAAACCCcatccggcgccttatatgaggttgctttcgagtgactgacttgtaggcccgggcggtcctgtcaaatcccgcaacagtcgcgcgcgcgatacgtggcgaaaaaggtggcgcagtgATCGAGGCgttcctgccttatcccatccgattaccgcggcctcctccgccccgcacgcttcccgaaattcgaatcccgctaaatccgcgaactgcagagcaacttgtcagacgggaGATTTCCTCCGCTCTGTCATTCGGAGATCTCTAAGTACAGGAAATTCACtcgacggatacaaagaatggatcaaggcggctgaaaaagaagttggtgccgtcacctaagttcattgatctagaacaagacatactcatagcacgaaaaatgggtcggaagagttctcaactccttccccactcaaacctcgatccattcgggggctaatgatgaagccatgtacctagggtagggtcatggacctgtccaagataccctccccaaggacatcctaGAAGAAACCATCTGTCAGTCTACTCAGAagtattccactcgacggacttgaagacactcgaccatgaagccaaccactcgaccgctaggagatctaaagtcactctgcatacaaacggtcggtcattaattagcttttatggtcatcatagcactttatgtggggcgttaccagtaacccccgatcttaatgtactttaaaccctgcataactgagggctggaggggtctggcgaactctatataagccacccccctcctcagtgtaaagggtttgcacccctgtaactcatacgcatagaatccagtcgaccgcctccaggctccgagacgtagggctgttacttcctccgagaagggcctgaactcataaacctcttgcgtatacaactactccatagctaggatcttgcctctccattcctacccccctattctactgtcagacttagaaccacgacactaggTGCCTTGGGGAAGGAGGACACCTCCCTAGGCCCACGCCCCCTCCTTGGAGGAGGGGCGAGGGCTACGCCCCAACCCTCCCCCTTGCCTTCTATATATActgggggagagggaggggctgaaCACATCAATTCCCACGCCTCGGCGGTAGCCCTACCTCTCCCATAACTCCGTTTTCTCCTCATATTGGTTCCGACTACGTTTTGTGAAGCCCTGTCGGCACtgcaccaccaccatctccaccacgccatcgtgctagtTGAGATCCCATATATTTCTCCTTTCttgcttgctagatcaagaaggaggagacgtcatcgagtcacacgtgtgttgaacgaggaggtgtcgtccattcggcgctagatcggattggatcgtgatcggatcgcgaagagtacgactacatcaaccgcgttatatacgcttccgatttcggtctacaaggatatgtagacacactcccctctcgttgctatgcatctcctagattagatcttgggtgttcgtaggcatttttttgattttcatgcttcgttccccatcaaaccctactccctccaatccataataagtgtcgcaaTTTTGAACTAAGTTTGAACTAACCTTAGTTCAAAATCGCGACACTTATTTTGAATCGGAAGGAGTATTTGATATCTGGATGTTAGTAGTTTTTTTAACGCGTGCTCAATCCTAGGAATTCTTGTACTAAAATTCTAGAGTAATTACATTTTATACCGAAAGTAGCTACTAATTTCTCAATTGTTATCTTAAGTGAGAAAAGATCAAGATGAAAGAATAAAACTTGAAAATGTACAAAACAAGAAAAACCTAGTTAAAAAGTTGAAGAAAAAATGAATGAGAAACTGATGGTGGTCAAAAAAACATATTACTAGCAAGCAGTCCCATGCTTACCCTTAAGGGGTGCTCACTTGATAATAAATTAATAATTCCGGTAAAAGAAAACACCACTCGGCTTGCACTGCTAAGTCGTCTCAAAATAATTGCAAGTTTTTTCTTGAAATTCCTAATCATCTAATGGCGGGAAAAGAAAATGGCGCCCGGGACATTTCTCGCCTGTTGCGAGACCAAACCCGGTCTCCTCTGGGTCCGCGCTACCGTGTCTGCCCAAACTAAAGTTCTCGCGTCAGTtttttcttctctctggttttctTTATCGGATTTTCACTTTTTAAAATTGGTTTCTTTTGGGGTTTTTGGCTTCACGTTTTCTTCATTTTTTTGGTTCTTACTTCTTTTTTGAATGGTTTTATTTGGGTCCTTTATTTTTGTTTAACACTTGTATACTTTTTTATACACATcatacattttttatatacatcgtGAACATATTTTAtattgtttaacatttttaaaacacaaaattaacatttttcaaaatatatTTTTGTTGTCTACTTTTTAAATGCACATTGTATGTTTTTCATATATATTTtaaatattatttatatatatgtttatcatttttcaaatacattattAATATTTTATCAAATTCATGGTTTTGAAATTTTTTTCAGATATGTGTCAAACATTTTTCGAATACACACTGAAACATTTTTTTTCTTAATGGTACGAAACACTTCTTTTAAACTACGCGAAATTTTTGTGTACATTGTATAAAATTTTAAATAGGTTGGGAATATAAATATGTGATATTTTTAATATTAACCTACATTTTTTGAATGTTATGATTGTATTTTTGAATTAAACTAACATTTTTAAAATTGTATACTCATTTGTTTAAAATTCCACATATAATTGTTTTAAACgcgtgaacatttttaaatgtcGCAATATTTTTTGGAATGCtatcaacattttctgaaattatgcTAACGATTTTTAACACCgcattaaaaaaataaaattcatGGTTTTATACTTTCAGTAAATTTAAGTTTTGAAATATATGTAACGAGAATCTTTTCAAATATATGAGAAAAAGGAATGAATACAAAAACAGAGAAAAAACTTAGCTGAAGGAAGCAACTTGGGTCGGCCCATTAGTAGCGAGGCCTGAGGCGAGACGCTACAAACCTGCTCCCTCAACGGCCCAAACTTCGATCTTTTGGGTTGACTCGTTTGACAGGGCCTCCGCCTGGGGAATGGAATTGGAGGCGGTCGCCGACGGAGGGCCGGCGACGGCGGCCGAGGCGACGCTGACGCCGACGGGCGTGGTGCGGGTGGAGAAGGTGAGGGGAAGGTCGGCGGTCACCCGGTGCTTCGCCAAGTATCCGCTCAAGATCATCGTCCCCTCCAAGGTACCTACCTCCTTTGCCGCTCCCTCGCCCAGAGAGGAGGTAGATTGGCTCGCTCAACTGACCTCGCCACGTGGCAGGTGGGccccgcctcctccggcgccgTCTGGCTCTACGTCCTCACCTACGGCGGCGGCATCGTCTCCGTGAGCCTTCTCTCCGATTCCATTATCCTCTTCTCGGTAGACCAATTGGCACCCGCAGACAGGAGGGGAGCCAAGTGCTGGCTCTTCCCTGAGAGTGCGTTCTGGTCATGCAGGGGGATAAGATCTCCTGCGCGGTGACAGTCGGTGACGGGTGCATGGCGGCGATGACGACGCAGGCGTCCACCAAGGTAATTCTACTTGTTATGTTTCAAGTTGTCAACTGAACTGAAGACTCGGTAGATTTGTCAGTGCAGTAGGCGATGACCGGCAATACACTTCTTAATATGTACTGTACTTCGCATAATTTTTCCATGCAAAAAAGTCTGTATAACTTCGTAGTGTTAAGTTATTTATCAATGTATATGTTCAAAAAAGGTTATTTATCAACGTAGGAGACTGGTTACTGTTTTTTTAGTGGTATAAACAGGTTACTGTTTGCTAGACAAATTATCAAAAATTTCTTGGTATGGTTAGCAGTTTGCGAAATCCTTCTACTGAACAACTGACATGCGTCACATGCCTCTTTGATCAATGTATAAACATGCGCAGTTGCCAATTTTGAACTTTAAAAGCTAATTCTCCAGCAAGTCACTGTTTGTTCCCTAATCGTCAAGTACATGTGTAGGTTTACAAGGCTGTGGGTTCAAAATGTTCTGAGCAGGTACTAGAGGTAAtgtttctttaaaggaaattgatAAATCTTGGCCCTCAATTTCTAAGGTGACTGCTTCAATTCTTACAAATATAACAATACTTTGTTACATGCAGTAGGCAACAGTTGGAAAAGATGCACTGCTTGCGGTTATTCCAGATCCCGTAACCTGCTTCTCAACCGCTCGATACTACCAAAAGCAAGTGTTTCACGTATCTGGGGATTCAAACTTGGTCATTGTAGATTGGTTTACAAGTGGCCGGTATGAGAGTGGAGAAAAATGGGACTTCAACTCCTACAAGAGTGTTAACCACATTCTTTTGGAAGAGTATCAGCCTCTGTTTATTGACTCGGTGTGAACTTGTGCATTTCTCATAGCATGTGCCTGATTAAGTTATATTCATCTCCGTTTGAATTGCTACTTATCCTCAACATCATGCCATGATAACCTTTCCATGTCTGAACAGGTTCTACTGGAACAAGGCTCAAATTGTACTATTGCTGAGCGGATGCAGGAATATAACGTCGTTGCGATGGTTGTATTATCGGGGTAAGTTCATC
Above is a window of Triticum aestivum cultivar Chinese Spring chromosome 6B, IWGSC CS RefSeq v2.1, whole genome shotgun sequence DNA encoding:
- the LOC123133984 gene encoding urease accessory protein D — its product is MELEAVADGGPATAAEATLTPTGVVRVEKVRGRSAVTRCFAKYPLKIIVPSKVGPASSGAVWLYVLTYGGGIVSGDKISCAVTVGDGCMAAMTTQASTKVYKAVGSKCSEQVLEATVGKDALLAVIPDPVTCFSTARYYQKQVFHVSGDSNLVIVDWFTSGRYESGEKWDFNSYKSVNHILLEEYQPLFIDSVLLEQGSNCTIAERMQEYNVVAMVVLSGPKLKQIQDQMQDEVKNMMSVQLRPPTSGGGRYAARPQAVQPQRPPLVASCSPFGRTGTGMVARIVAVSTESVYTFLRRHLAALEPFLGVAPYSSS